One genomic window of Coregonus clupeaformis isolate EN_2021a unplaced genomic scaffold, ASM2061545v1 scaf0065, whole genome shotgun sequence includes the following:
- the LOC121560008 gene encoding uncharacterized protein LOC121560008 isoform X1, which yields MFYTQPITSYQGVLCSTLSLSLPTKVFYVLHSAYHFLPRCSMFYTQPITSYQGVLCFTLSLSLPTKVFYVLHSAYHFLPRCSMFYTQPITSYQGVLCSTLSLSLPTKVFYVLHSAYHFLPRCSMFYTQPITSYQGVLCFKHSAYHFLPRCSMFYTQPITSYQGVLCSTLSLSLPTKVFYVLHSAYHFLPRCSMFYTQPITSYQGVLCFTLSLSLPTKVFYVLHSAYHFLPRCSMFYTQPITSYQGVLCSTLSLSLPTKVFYVLHSAYHFLPRCSMFHTQPITSYQGVLCSTLSLSLPTKVFYVLHSAYHFLPRCSMFYTQPITSYQGVLCSTLSLSLPTKVFYVLHSAYHFLPRCSMFYTQPITSYQGVLCSTLSLSLPTKVFYVLHSAYHFLPRCSMFYTQPITSYQGVLCFTLSLSLPTKVFYVLHSAYHFLPRCSMFYTQPITSYQGVLCSTLSLSLPTKVFYVLHSAYHFLPRCSMFYTQPITSYQGVLCFKHSAYHFLPRCSMFYTQPITSYQGVLCSTLSLSLPTKVFYVLHSAYHFLPRCSMFYTQPITSYQGVLCFTLSLSLPTKVFYVLHSAYHFLPRCSMFYTQPITSYQGVLCSTLSLSLPTKVFYVLHSAYHFLPRCSMFHTQPITSYQGVLCSTLSLSLPTKVFYVLHSAYHFLPRCSMFYTQPITSYQGVLCSTLSLSLPTKVFYVLHSAYHFLPRCSMFYTQPITSYQGVLCSTLSLSLPTKVFYVLHSAYHFLPRCSMFYTQPITSYQGVLCFKHSAYHFLPRCSMFYTQPITSYQGVLCSTLSLSLPTKVFYVLHSAYHFLPRCSMFYTQPITSYQGVLCSTLSLSLPTKVFYVLHSAYHFLPRCSMFYTQPITSYQGVLCSTLSLSLPTKVFYVLHSAYHFLPRCSMFYTQPITSYQGVLCSTLSLSLPTKVFYVLHSAYHFLPRCSMFYTQPITSYQGVLCSTLSLSLPTKVFYVLHSAYHFLPRCSMFYTQPITSYQGVLCSTLSLSLPTKVFYVLHSAYHFLPRCSMFYTQPITSYQGVLCSTLSLSLPTKVFYVLHSAYHFLPRCSMFYTQPITSYQGVLCSTLSLSLPTKVFYVLHSAYHFLPRCSTLSLSLPTKVFYVLHSAYHFLPRCSMFYTQPITSYQGVLCFTLSLSLPTKVFYVLHSAYHFLPRCSMFYTQPITSYQGVLCSTLSLSLPTKVFYVLHSAYHFLPRCSMFYTQPITSYQGVLCSTLSLSLPTKVFYVLHSAYHFLPRCSMFYTQPITSYQGVLCSTLSLSLPTKVFYVLNTQPITSYKGLPLCLISINESSW from the exons ATGTTCTACACTCAGCCTATCACTTCCTACCAAGGTGTTCTATGTTCTACACTCAGCCTATCACTTCCTACCAAGGTGTTCTATGTTTTACACTCAGCCTATCACTTCCTACCAAGGTGTTCTATGTTTTACACTCAGCCTATCACTTCCTACCAAGGTGTTCTATGTTTTACACTCAGCCTATCACTTCCTACCAAGGTGTTCTATGTTCTACACTCAGCCTATCACTTCCTACCAAGGTGTTCTATGTTCTACACTCAGCCTATCACTTCCTACCAAGGTGTTCTATGTTCTACACTCAGCCTATCACTTCCTACCAAGGTGTTCTATGTTCTACACTCAGCCTATCACTTCCTACCAAGGTGTTCTATGTTCTACACTCAGCCTATCACTTCCTACCAAGGTGTTCTATGTTTTAAACACTCAGCCTATCACTTCCTACCAAGGTGTTCTATGTTCTACACTCAGCCTATCACTTCCTACCAAGGTGTTCTATGTTCTACACTCAGCCTATCACTTCCTACCAAGGTGTTCTATGTTCTACACTCAGCCTATCACTTCCTACCAAGGTGTTCTATGTTCTACACTCAGCCTATCACTTCCTACCAAGGTGTTCTATGTTTCACACTCAGCCTATCACTTCCTACCAAGGTGTTCTATGTTCTACACTCAGCCTATCACTTCCTACCAAGGTGTTCTATGTTCTACACTCAGCCTATCACTTCCTACCAAGGTGTTCTATGTTCTACACTCAGCCTATCACTTCCTACCAAGGTGTTCTATGTTCTACACTCAGCCTATCACTTCCTACCAAGGTGTTCTATGTTTCACACTCAGCCTATCACTTCCTACCAAGGTGTTCTATGTTCTACACTCAGCCTATCACTTCCTACCAAGGTGTTCTATGTTCTACACTCAGCCTATCACTTCCTACCAAGGTGTTCTATGTTCTACACTCAGCCTATCACTTCCTACCAAGGTGTTCTATGTTCTACACTCAGCCTATCACTTCCTACCAAGGTGTTCTATGTTCTACACTCAGCCTATCACTTCCTACCAAGGTGTTCTATGTTCTACACTCAGCCTATCACTTCCTACCAAGGTGTTCTATGTTCTACACTCAGCCTATCACTTCCTACCAAGGTGTTCTATGTTCTACACTCAGCCTATCACTTCCTACCAAGGTGTTCTATGTTCTACACTCAGCCTATCACTTCCTACCAAG GTGTTCTATGTTTTACACTCAGCCTATCACTTCCTACCAAGGTGTTCTATGTTCTACACTCAGCCTATCACTTCCTACCAAGGTGTTCTATGTTCTACACTCAGCCTATCACTTCCTACCAAGGTGTTCTATGTTCTACACTCAGCCTATCACTTCCTACCAAGGTGTTCTATGTTCTACACTCAGCCTATCACTTCCTACCAAGGTGTTCTATGTTCTACACTCAGCCTATCACTTCCTACCAAGGTGTTCTATGTTTTAAACACTCAGCCTATCACTTCCTACCAAGGTGTTCTATGTTCTACACTCAGCCTATCACTTCCTACCAAGGTGTTCTATGTTCTACACTCAGCCTATCACTTCCTACCAAGGTGTTCTATGTTCTACACTCAGCCTATCACTTCCTACCAAGGTGTTCTATGTTCTACACTCAGCCTATCACTTCCTACCAAGGTGTTCTATGTTTCACACTCAGCCTATCACTTCCTACCAAGGTGTTCTATGTTCTACACTCAGCCTATCACTTCCTACCAAGGTGTTCTATGTTCTACACTCAGCCTATCACTTCCTACCAAGGTGTTCTATGTTCTACACTCAGCCTATCACTTCCTACCAAGGTGTTCTATGTTCTACACTCAGCCTATCACTTCCTACCAAGGTGTTCTATGTTTCACACTCAGCCTATCACTTCCTACCAAGGTGTTCTATGTTCTACACTCAGCCTATCACTTCCTACCAAGGTGTTCTATGTTCTACACTCAGCCTATCACTTCCTACCAAGGTGTTCTATGTTCTACACTCAGCCTATCACTTCCTACCAAGGTGTTCTATGTTCTACACTCAGCCTATCACTTCCTACCAAGGTGTTCTATGTTCTACACTCAGCCTATCACTTCCTACCAAGGTGTTCTATGTTCTACACTCAGCCTATCACTTCCTACCAAGGTGTTCTATGTTCTACACTCAGCCTATCACTTCCTACCAAGGTGTTCTATGTTCTACACTCAGCCTATCACTTCCTACCAAGGTGTTCTATGTTCTACACTCAGCCTATCACTTCCTACCAAG GTGTTCTATGTTTTAAACACTCAGCCTATCACTTCCTACCAAGGTGTTCTATGTTCTACACTCAGCCTATCACTTCCTACCAAGGTGTTCTATGTTCTACACTCAGCCTATCACTTCCTACCAAGGTGTTCTATGTTCTACACTCAGCCTATCACTTCCTACCAAGGTGTTCTATGTTCTACACTCAGCCTATCACTTCCTACCAAGGTGTTCTATGTTCTACACTCAGCCTATCACTTCCTACCAAGGTGTTCTATGTTCTACACTCAGCCTATCACTTCCTACCAAGGTGTTCTATGTTCTACACTCAGCCTATCACTTCCTACCAAGGTGTTCTATGTTCTACACTCAGCCTATCACTTCCTACCAAGGTGTTCTATGTTCTACACTCAGCCTATCACTTCCTACCAAG GTGTTCTATGTTCTACACTCAGCCTATCACTTCCTACCAAGGTGTTCTATGTTCTACACTCAGCCTATCACTTCCTACCAAGGTGTTCTATGTTCTACACTCAGCCTATCACTTCCTACCAAG GTGTTCTATGTTCTACACTCAGCCTATCACTTCCTACCAAGGTGTTCTATGTTCTACACTCAGCCTATCACTTCCTACCAAGGTGTTCTATGTTCTACACTCAGCCTATCACTTCCTACCAAGGTGTTCTATGTTCTACACTCAGCCTATCACTTCCTACCAAGGTGTTCTATGTTCTACACTCAGCCTATCACTTCCTACCAAGGTGTTCTATGTTCTACACTCAGCCTATCACTTCCTACCAAGGTGTTCTATGTTCTACACTCAGCCTATCACTTCCTACCAAGGTGTTCTATGTTCTACACTCAGCCTATCACTTCCTACCAAGGTGTTCTATGTTCTACACTCAGCCTATCACTTCCTACCAAGGTGTTCTATGTTCTACACTCAGCCTATCACTTCCTACCAAGGTGTTCTATGTTCTACACTCAGCCTATCACTTCCTACCAAGGTGTTCTATGTTCTACACTCAGCCTATCACTTCCTACCAAGGTGTTCTACACTCAGCCTATCACTTCCTACCAAGGTGTTCTATGTTCTACACTCAGCCTATCACTTCCTACCAAGGTGTTCTATGTTCTACACTCAGCCTATCACTTCCTACCAAG GTGTTCTATGTTTTACACTCAGCCTATCACTTCCTACCAAGGTGTTCTATGTTTTACACTCAGCCTATCACTTCCTACCAAGGTGTTCTATGTTCTACACTCAGCCTATCACTTCCTACCAAGGTGTTCTATGTTCTACACTCAGCCTATCACTTCCTACCAAGGTGTTCTATGTTCTACACTCAGCCTATCACTTCCTACCAAGGTGTTCTATGTTCTACACTCAGCCTATCACTTCCTACCAAGGTGTTCTGTGTTCTACACTCAGCCTATCACTTCCTACCAAGGTGTTCTATGTTCTACACTCAGCCTATCACTTCCTACCAAGGTGTTCTATGTTCTACACTCAGCCTATCACTTCCTACCAAGGTGTTCTATGTTCTACACTCAGCCTATCACTTCCTACCAAGGTGTTCTATGTTTTAAACACTCAGCCTATCACTTCCTACAAAGGTTTACCCTTGTGTCTTATCTCAATCAACGAGAGCAGTTGGTAA
- the LOC121560008 gene encoding uncharacterized protein LOC121560008 isoform X5: MFYTQPITSYQGVLCFTLSLSLPTKVFYVLHSAYHFLPRCSMFYTQPITSYQGVLCSTLSLSLPTKVFYVLHSAYHFLPRCSMFYTQPITSYQGVLCSTLSLSLPTKVFYVLNTQPITSYQGVLCSTLSLSLPTKVFYVLHSAYHFLPRCSMFYTQPITSYQGVLCSTLSLSLPTKVFYVSHSAYHFLPRCSMFYTQPITSYQGVLCSTLSLSLPTKVFYVLHSAYHFLPRCSMFYTQPITSYQGVLCFTLSLSLPTKVFYVLHSAYHFLPRCSMFYTQPITSYQGVLCSTLSLSLPTKVFYVLHSAYHFLPRCSMFYTQPITSYQGVLCSTLSLSLPTKVFYVLHSAYHFLPRCSMFYTQPITSYQGVLCSTLSLSLPTKVFYVLHSAYHFLPRCSMFYTQPITSYQGVLCSTLSLSLPTKVFYVLHSAYHFLPRCSMFYTQPITSYQGVLCSTLSLSLPTKVFYVLNTQPITSYQGVLCSTLSLSLPTKVFYVLHSAYHFLPRCSMFYTQPITSYQGVLCSTLSLSLPTKVFYVSHSAYHFLPRCSMFYTQPITSYQGVLCSTLSLSLPTKVFYVLHSAYHFLPRCSMFYTQPITSYQGVLCFTLSLSLPTKVFYVLHSAYHFLPRCSMFYTQPITSYQGVLCSTLSLSLPTKVFYVLHSAYHFLPRCSMFYTQPITSYQGVLCSTLSLSLPTKVFYVLHSAYHFLPRCSMFYTQPITSYQGVLCSTLSLSLPTKVFYVLHSAYHFLPRCSMFYTQPITSYQGVLCSTLSLSLPTKVFYVLHSAYHFLPRCSMFYTQPITSYQGVLCSTLSLSLPTKVFYVLHSAYHFLPRCSMFYTQPITSYQGVLCSTLSLSLPTKVFYVLHSAYHFLPRCSMFYTQPITSYQGVLCSTLSLSLPTKVFYVLHSAYHFLPRCSMFYTQPITSYQGVLCSTLSLSLPTKVFYVLHSAYHFLPRCSMFYTQPITSYQGVLCSTLSLSLPTKVFYVLHSAYHFLPRCSMFYTQPITSYQGVLCSTLSLSLPTKVFYVLHSAYHFLPRCSMFYTQPITSYQGVLCSTLSLSLPTKVFYTQPITSYQGVLCSTLSLSLPTKVFYVLHSAYHFLPRCSMFYTQPITSYQGVLCSTLSLSLPTKVFYVLHSAYHFLPRCSMFYTQPITSYQGVLCSTLSLSLPTKVFYVLHSAYHFLPRCSMFYTQPITSYQGVLCSTLSLSLPTKVFYVLNTQPITSYKGLPLCLISINESSW; encoded by the exons ATGTTTTACACTCAGCCTATCACTTCCTACCAAGGTGTTCTATGTTTTACACTCAGCCTATCACTTCCTACCAAGGTGTTCTATGTTTTACACTCAGCCTATCACTTCCTACCAAGGTGTTCTATGTTCTACACTCAGCCTATCACTTCCTACCAAGGTGTTCTATGTTCTACACTCAGCCTATCACTTCCTACCAAGGTGTTCTATGTTCTACACTCAGCCTATCACTTCCTACCAAGGTGTTCTATGTTCTACACTCAGCCTATCACTTCCTACCAAGGTGTTCTATGTTCTACACTCAGCCTATCACTTCCTACCAAGGTGTTCTATGTTTTAAACACTCAGCCTATCACTTCCTACCAAGGTGTTCTATGTTCTACACTCAGCCTATCACTTCCTACCAAGGTGTTCTATGTTCTACACTCAGCCTATCACTTCCTACCAAGGTGTTCTATGTTCTACACTCAGCCTATCACTTCCTACCAAGGTGTTCTATGTTCTACACTCAGCCTATCACTTCCTACCAAGGTGTTCTATGTTTCACACTCAGCCTATCACTTCCTACCAAGGTGTTCTATGTTCTACACTCAGCCTATCACTTCCTACCAAGGTGTTCTATGTTCTACACTCAGCCTATCACTTCCTACCAAGGTGTTCTATGTTCTACACTCAGCCTATCACTTCCTACCAAGGTGTTCTATGTTCTACACTCAGCCTATCACTTCCTACCAAGGTGTTCTATGTTTCACACTCAGCCTATCACTTCCTACCAAGGTGTTCTATGTTCTACACTCAGCCTATCACTTCCTACCAAGGTGTTCTATGTTCTACACTCAGCCTATCACTTCCTACCAAGGTGTTCTATGTTCTACACTCAGCCTATCACTTCCTACCAAGGTGTTCTATGTTCTACACTCAGCCTATCACTTCCTACCAAGGTGTTCTATGTTCTACACTCAGCCTATCACTTCCTACCAAGGTGTTCTATGTTCTACACTCAGCCTATCACTTCCTACCAAGGTGTTCTATGTTCTACACTCAGCCTATCACTTCCTACCAAGGTGTTCTATGTTCTACACTCAGCCTATCACTTCCTACCAAGGTGTTCTATGTTCTACACTCAGCCTATCACTTCCTACCAAG GTGTTCTATGTTTTACACTCAGCCTATCACTTCCTACCAAGGTGTTCTATGTTCTACACTCAGCCTATCACTTCCTACCAAGGTGTTCTATGTTCTACACTCAGCCTATCACTTCCTACCAAGGTGTTCTATGTTCTACACTCAGCCTATCACTTCCTACCAAGGTGTTCTATGTTCTACACTCAGCCTATCACTTCCTACCAAGGTGTTCTATGTTCTACACTCAGCCTATCACTTCCTACCAAGGTGTTCTATGTTTTAAACACTCAGCCTATCACTTCCTACCAAGGTGTTCTATGTTCTACACTCAGCCTATCACTTCCTACCAAGGTGTTCTATGTTCTACACTCAGCCTATCACTTCCTACCAAGGTGTTCTATGTTCTACACTCAGCCTATCACTTCCTACCAAGGTGTTCTATGTTCTACACTCAGCCTATCACTTCCTACCAAGGTGTTCTATGTTTCACACTCAGCCTATCACTTCCTACCAAGGTGTTCTATGTTCTACACTCAGCCTATCACTTCCTACCAAGGTGTTCTATGTTCTACACTCAGCCTATCACTTCCTACCAAGGTGTTCTATGTTCTACACTCAGCCTATCACTTCCTACCAAGGTGTTCTATGTTCTACACTCAGCCTATCACTTCCTACCAAGGTGTTCTATGTTTCACACTCAGCCTATCACTTCCTACCAAGGTGTTCTATGTTCTACACTCAGCCTATCACTTCCTACCAAGGTGTTCTATGTTCTACACTCAGCCTATCACTTCCTACCAAGGTGTTCTATGTTCTACACTCAGCCTATCACTTCCTACCAAGGTGTTCTATGTTCTACACTCAGCCTATCACTTCCTACCAAGGTGTTCTATGTTCTACACTCAGCCTATCACTTCCTACCAAGGTGTTCTATGTTCTACACTCAGCCTATCACTTCCTACCAAGGTGTTCTATGTTCTACACTCAGCCTATCACTTCCTACCAAGGTGTTCTATGTTCTACACTCAGCCTATCACTTCCTACCAAGGTGTTCTATGTTCTACACTCAGCCTATCACTTCCTACCAAG GTGTTCTATGTTCTACACTCAGCCTATCACTTCCTACCAAGGTGTTCTATGTTCTACACTCAGCCTATCACTTCCTACCAAGGTGTTCTATGTTCTACACTCAGCCTATCACTTCCTACCAAGGTGTTCTATGTTCTACACTCAGCCTATCACTTCCTACCAAGGTGTTCTATGTTCTACACTCAGCCTATCACTTCCTACCAAGGTGTTCTATGTTCTACACTCAGCCTATCACTTCCTACCAAGGTGTTCTATGTTCTACACTCAGCCTATCACTTCCTACCAAGGTGTTCTATGTTCTACACTCAGCCTATCACTTCCTACCAAGGTGTTCTATGTTCTACACTCAGCCTATCACTTCCTACCAAG GTGTTCTATGTTCTACACTCAGCCTATCACTTCCTACCAAGGTGTTCTATGTTCTACACTCAGCCTATCACTTCCTACCAAGGTGTTCTATGTTCTACACTCAGCCTATCACTTCCTACCAAG GTGTTCTATGTTCTACACTCAGCCTATCACTTCCTACCAAGGTGTTCTATGTTCTACACTCAGCCTATCACTTCCTACCAAGGTGTTCTATGTTCTACACTCAGCCTATCACTTCCTACCAAGGTGTTCTATGTTCTACACTCAGCCTATCACTTCCTACCAAGGTGTTCTATGTTCTACACTCAGCCTATCACTTCCTACCAAGGTGTTCTATGTTCTACACTCAGCCTATCACTTCCTACCAAGGTGTTCTATGTTCTACACTCAGCCTATCACTTCCTACCAAGGTGTTCTATGTTCTACACTCAGCCTATCACTTCCTACCAAGGTGTTCTATGTTCTACACTCAGCCTATCACTTCCTACCAAGGTGTTCTATGTTCTACACTCAGCCTATCACTTCCTACCAAGGTGTTCTATGTTCTACACTCAGCCTATCACTTCCTACCAAGGTGTTCTATGTTCTACACTCAGCCTATCACTTCCTACCAAGGTGTTCTACACTCAGCCTATCACTTCCTACCAAGGTGTTCTATGTTCTACACTCAGCCTATCACTTCCTACCAAGGTGTTCTATGTTCTACACTCAGCCTATCACTTCCTACCAAG GTGTTCTATGTTCTACACTCAGCCTATCACTTCCTACCAAGGTGTTCTATGTTCTACACTCAGCCTATCACTTCCTACCAAGGTGTTCTATGTTCTACACTCAGCCTATCACTTCCTACCAAGGTGTTCTATGTTCTACACTCAGCCTATCACTTCCTACCAAGGTGTTCTGTGTTCTACACTCAGCCTATCACTTCCTACCAAGGTGTTCTATGTTCTACACTCAGCCTATCACTTCCTACCAAGGTGTTCTATGTTCTACACTCAGCCTATCACTTCCTACCAAGGTGTTCTATGTTCTACACTCAGCCTATCACTTCCTACCAAGGTGTTCTATGTTTTAAACACTCAGCCTATCACTTCCTACAAAGGTTTACCCTTGTGTCTTATCTCAATCAACGAGAGCAGTTGGTAA
- the LOC121560008 gene encoding uncharacterized protein LOC121560008 isoform X13 yields MFYTQPITSYQGVLCSTLSLSLPTKVFYVLHSAYHFLPRCSMFHTQPITSYQGVLCSTLSLSLPTKVFYVLHSAYHFLPRCSMFYTQPITSYQGVLCSTLSLSLPTKVFYVSHSAYHFLPRCSMFYTQPITSYQGVLCSTLSLSLPTKVFYVLHSAYHFLPRCSMFYTQPITSYQGVLCSTLSLSLPTKVFYVLHSAYHFLPRCSMFYTQPITSYQGVLCSTLSLSLPTKVFYVLHSAYHFLPRCSMFYTQPITSYQGVLCSTLSLSLPTKVFYVLHSAYHFLPRCSMFYTQPITSYQGVLCSTLSLSLPTKVFYVLHSAYHFLPRCSMFYTQPITSYQGVLCSTLSLSLPTKVFYVLHSAYHFLPRCSMFYTQPITSYQGVLCSTLSLSLPTKVFYVLHSAYHFLPRCSMFYTQPITSYQGVLCSTLSLSLPTKVFYVLHSAYHFLPRCSMFYTQPITSYQGVLCSTLSLSLPTKVFYVLHSAYHFLPRCSMFYTQPITSYQGVLCSTLSLSLPTKVFYVLHSAYHFLPRCSMFYTQPITSYQGVLCSTLSLSLPTKVFYVLHSAYHFLPRCSTLSLSLPTKVFYVLHSAYHFLPRCSMFYTQPITSYQGVLCFTLSLSLPTKVFYVLHSAYHFLPRCSMFYTQPITSYQGVLCSTLSLSLPTKVFYVLHSAYHFLPRCSMFYTQPITSYQGVLCSTLSLSLPTKVFYVLHSAYHFLPRCSMFYTQPITSYQGVLCSTLSLSLPTKVFYVLNTQPITSYKGLPLCLISINESSW; encoded by the exons ATGTTCTACACTCAGCCTATCACTTCCTACCAAGGTGTTCTATGTTCTACACTCAGCCTATCACTTCCTACCAAGGTGTTCTATGTTCTACACTCAGCCTATCACTTCCTACCAAGGTGTTCTATGTTTCACACTCAGCCTATCACTTCCTACCAAGGTGTTCTATGTTCTACACTCAGCCTATCACTTCCTACCAAGGTGTTCTATGTTCTACACTCAGCCTATCACTTCCTACCAAGGTGTTCTATGTTCTACACTCAGCCTATCACTTCCTACCAAGGTGTTCTATGTTCTACACTCAGCCTATCACTTCCTACCAAGGTGTTCTATGTTTCACACTCAGCCTATCACTTCCTACCAAGGTGTTCTATGTTCTACACTCAGCCTATCACTTCCTACCAAGGTGTTCTATGTTCTACACTCAGCCTATCACTTCCTACCAAGGTGTTCTATGTTCTACACTCAGCCTATCACTTCCTACCAAGGTGTTCTATGTTCTACACTCAGCCTATCACTTCCTACCAAGGTGTTCTATGTTCTACACTCAGCCTATCACTTCCTACCAAGGTGTTCTATGTTCTACACTCAGCCTATCACTTCCTACCAAGGTGTTCTATGTTCTACACTCAGCCTATCACTTCCTACCAAGGTGTTCTATGTTCTACACTCAGCCTATCACTTCCTACCAAGGTGTTCTATGTTCTACACTCAGCCTATCACTTCCTACCAAG GTGTTCTATGTTCTACACTCAGCCTATCACTTCCTACCAAGGTGTTCTATGTTCTACACTCAGCCTATCACTTCCTACCAAGGTGTTCTATGTTCTACACTCAGCCTATCACTTCCTACCAAGGTGTTCTATGTTCTACACTCAGCCTATCACTTCCTACCAAGGTGTTCTATGTTCTACACTCAGCCTATCACTTCCTACCAAGGTGTTCTATGTTCTACACTCAGCCTATCACTTCCTACCAAGGTGTTCTATGTTCTACACTCAGCCTATCACTTCCTACCAAGGTGTTCTATGTTCTACACTCAGCCTATCACTTCCTACCAAGGTGTTCTATGTTCTACACTCAGCCTATCACTTCCTACCAAG GTGTTCTATGTTCTACACTCAGCCTATCACTTCCTACCAAGGTGTTCTATGTTCTACACTCAGCCTATCACTTCCTACCAAGGTGTTCTATGTTCTACACTCAGCCTATCACTTCCTACCAAG GTGTTCTATGTTCTACACTCAGCCTATCACTTCCTACCAAGGTGTTCTATGTTCTACACTCAGCCTATCACTTCCTACCAAGGTGTTCTATGTTCTACACTCAGCCTATCACTTCCTACCAAGGTGTTCTATGTTCTACACTCAGCCTATCACTTCCTACCAAGGTGTTCTATGTTCTACACTCAGCCTATCACTTCCTACCAAGGTGTTCTATGTTCTACACTCAGCCTATCACTTCCTACCAAGGTGTTCTATGTTCTACACTCAGCCTATCACTTCCTACCAAGGTGTTCTATGTTCTACACTCAGCCTATCACTTCCTACCAAGGTGTTCTATGTTCTACACTCAGCCTATCACTTCCTACCAAGGTGTTCTATGTTCTACACTCAGCCTATCACTTCCTACCAAGGTGTTCTATGTTCTACACTCAGCCTATCACTTCCTACCAAGGTGTTCTATGTTCTACACTCAGCCTATCACTTCCTACCAAGGTGTTCTACACTCAGCCTATCACTTCCTACCAAGGTGTTCTATGTTCTACACTCAGCCTATCACTTCCTACCAAGGTGTTCTATGTTCTACACTCAGCCTATCACTTCCTACCAAG GTGTTCTATGTTTTACACTCAGCCTATCACTTCCTACCAAGGTGTTCTATGTTTTACACTCAGCCTATCACTTCCTACCAAGGTGTTCTATGTTCTACACTCAGCCTATCACTTCCTACCAAGGTGTTCTATGTTCTACACTCAGCCTATCACTTCCTACCAAGGTGTTCTATGTTCTACACTCAGCCTATCACTTCCTACCAAGGTGTTCTATGTTCTACACTCAGCCTATCACTTCCTACCAAGGTGTTCTGTGTTCTACACTCAGCCTATCACTTCCTACCAAGGTGTTCTATGTTCTACACTCAGCCTATCACTTCCTACCAAGGTGTTCTATGTTCTACACTCAGCCTATCACTTCCTACCAAGGTGTTCTATGTTCTACACTCAGCCTATCACTTCCTACCAAGGTGTTCTATGTTTTAAACACTCAGCCTATCACTTCCTACAAAGGTTTACCCTTGTGTCTTATCTCAATCAACGAGAGCAGTTGGTAA